Proteins encoded together in one Theileria parva strain Muguga chromosome 3 map unlocalized ctg_530, whole genome shotgun sequence window:
- a CDS encoding putative integral membrane protein encodes MKSLVFFVVAAATVLAVPVPVVFDKELLLGKDTRFAAVHHVATKGVEVGVTAPAASFLFLVPKLGVEFGDFKSKHGLRHLEFLVLGADEHLTHLLGVSDCKGWFVVVMGVWTKAAGLTHKVFGGLKDTAGGFKLHHLADLDAGADFVKTHAVSDFLKASVHGTAVDAFQNKLPSHPFTHKLLAKFANLL; translated from the coding sequence ATGAAGTCATTAGTGTTTTTTGTAGTGGCAGCAGCCACAGTGCTTGCCGTCCCCGTTCCAGTCGTCTTTGACAAAGAGTTATTATTAGGCAAGGACACCAGATTTGCCGCAGTTCACCACGTAGCTACTAAAGGTGTAGAAGTTGGAGTTACTGCTCCAGCAGCTAGCTTCCTCTTCTTGGTCCCTAAACTCGGTGTTGAATTCGGAGATTTCAAATCAAAGCACGGCTTGAGACATCTTGAATTCTTAGTCTTGGGTGCCGATGAGCATTTGACTCACTTACTCGGTGTTTCTGACTGCAAGGGCTGGTTCGTTGTTGTAATGGGTGTCTGGACCAAGGCCGCTGGTTTGACCCACAAGGTCTTCGGTGGACTTAAGGATACAGCAGGTGGTTTCAAACTTCACCACTTGGCTGATTTGGATGCTGGAGCTGATTTTGTCAAGACACACGCAGTTTCTGACTTCTTGAAGGCCAGCGTACACGGAACAGCAGTTGATGCATTCCAGAACAAACTCCCATCACATCCATTTACCCACAAGCTTCTTGCTAAGTTCGCAAACTTGCtatga